In a genomic window of Methylophaga thalassica:
- a CDS encoding phosphoglycerate kinase: MSVIKMADLDLAGKRVLIRQDLNVPLKKGVVADGTRIHASLPTIEMALKAGAKVMIMSHLGRPTEGEYEHQYSLAPVANYLSALLDQPVRLEQNWLEPEFIPVEAGEVVLCENVRFNIGEKANDDALSRRMAKLCDVFVMDAFGTAHRAQASTHGVAKYAPIACAGPLLATELEALAKALDNPARPLVAIVGGSKVSTKLTVLESLSKKVDQLIVGGGIANTFIAAEGHQVGNSLYEEDLIDTCKKLRAEAQARGGDIPVPVDVVCGKHFAENAEAEVKKVTDIVADDMIFDIGPKSAAALTEILKNAGTIVWNGPVGVFEFNQFGEGTKEVAMAIAESDAFSIAGGGDTLAAVSKYKICDDISYISTGGGAFLEFLEGKKLPAVDILEQRAAQA, translated from the coding sequence ATGTCTGTAATCAAGATGGCTGATCTGGATTTGGCGGGTAAGCGTGTACTGATTCGCCAAGATCTTAATGTGCCACTGAAAAAAGGTGTTGTTGCTGATGGCACCCGTATTCATGCTTCATTGCCCACTATAGAAATGGCATTAAAAGCAGGTGCAAAGGTCATGATCATGTCGCATCTTGGCAGACCAACTGAAGGTGAGTATGAGCATCAGTACTCGCTGGCCCCTGTTGCTAATTATTTATCAGCCTTATTGGATCAACCGGTCAGGCTTGAGCAAAACTGGCTAGAACCAGAATTTATACCCGTTGAAGCGGGTGAAGTCGTCTTGTGTGAAAACGTGCGTTTTAACATCGGTGAAAAAGCCAACGATGATGCGTTATCTCGTCGTATGGCCAAGTTGTGTGATGTGTTTGTAATGGATGCCTTTGGCACAGCTCATCGTGCTCAGGCGTCGACGCATGGCGTAGCTAAATACGCACCGATTGCATGTGCCGGTCCACTATTGGCAACAGAATTAGAAGCATTGGCGAAAGCATTGGATAACCCGGCAAGGCCGCTAGTCGCGATTGTAGGTGGCTCAAAGGTATCCACCAAGTTGACGGTGCTGGAATCGTTATCTAAAAAAGTGGATCAACTGATTGTCGGTGGTGGGATAGCCAACACTTTTATTGCGGCAGAGGGTCACCAAGTCGGTAATTCGCTTTATGAAGAAGACTTAATTGATACCTGTAAAAAACTAAGAGCGGAAGCTCAGGCTCGTGGTGGGGATATTCCGGTACCAGTTGATGTCGTATGTGGTAAGCATTTTGCTGAAAATGCGGAAGCTGAAGTCAAAAAAGTGACCGATATCGTTGCCGATGACATGATTTTTGATATTGGTCCAAAATCGGCCGCCGCTTTAACAGAAATTTTAAAAAACGCTGGTACGATTGTCTGGAATGGTCCTGTCGGCGTGTTTGAATTTAATCAGTTTGGTGAAGGCACGAAAGAAGTCGCGATGGCGATTGCTGAGTCTGATGCATTTTCTATTGCTGGTGGTGGTGATACATTAGCGGCAGTGTCTAAATATAAAATTTGTGATGACATTTCTTATATTTCAACGGGTGGTGGCGCATTTCTCGAGTTTCTTGAAGGTAAAAAATTACCTGCTGTAGATATTTTGGAGCAACGCGCCGCACAAGCATAA
- the gap gene encoding type I glyceraldehyde-3-phosphate dehydrogenase, translated as MTIRVGINGFGRIGRMAFRAAIKDFTDIEVVAINDLLDPEYLAYMLKYDSVHGRFHGEVEVRDGNLVVNGKTIRITAERNPADLKWDEVGADLVIECTGFFLTEESCQAHIDAGAKKVVQSAPSKDHTPMFVYGVNHKDYDGQAIVSAASCTTNALAPVAKVLHDSFGIKRGLMTTVHAATATQKTVDGPSMKDWRGGRGILENIIPSSTGAAKAVGKVLPDLNGKLTGMAFRVPTSDVSVVDLTVELDKDATYEDICTAMKAASTSELKDVLGYTEESVVSTDFRGNTAPSNFDAGAGIALDKTFVKVVAWYDNEYGYTCNMMRLVQHVGR; from the coding sequence ATGACGATTAGAGTCGGTATTAATGGTTTTGGCCGCATTGGTCGCATGGCATTTCGTGCAGCCATCAAAGATTTTACAGATATTGAAGTGGTAGCTATCAATGATTTGTTAGATCCCGAATATCTGGCTTATATGCTCAAATACGATTCTGTGCATGGCCGCTTCCATGGTGAAGTGGAAGTCAGAGATGGCAATCTGGTGGTGAATGGCAAAACTATCCGCATTACCGCTGAGCGTAACCCTGCAGATTTGAAATGGGATGAAGTCGGTGCGGATTTGGTTATCGAATGTACGGGCTTTTTCCTGACCGAAGAAAGCTGTCAGGCGCATATTGATGCTGGCGCCAAAAAAGTGGTGCAGTCTGCGCCTTCAAAAGATCACACACCAATGTTTGTCTATGGTGTCAATCATAAAGATTACGACGGTCAGGCGATTGTTTCTGCCGCATCATGCACGACCAATGCATTAGCGCCTGTCGCTAAAGTCTTGCATGACAGCTTTGGTATCAAACGCGGATTGATGACTACGGTACATGCTGCCACCGCAACACAAAAAACCGTGGATGGTCCTTCAATGAAAGATTGGCGTGGTGGTCGCGGCATTTTGGAAAATATTATTCCATCATCTACCGGTGCGGCGAAAGCGGTTGGTAAAGTCTTACCTGATTTGAATGGCAAGTTAACCGGTATGGCTTTCCGCGTGCCGACATCGGATGTTTCGGTGGTTGATCTGACGGTTGAGTTAGACAAAGATGCGACATATGAAGATATCTGCACAGCGATGAAAGCCGCTTCTACATCAGAGTTAAAAGATGTACTGGGTTATACCGAAGAAAGCGTGGTATCAACGGATTTTCGTGGTAACACAGCCCCTTCAAACTTTGATGCCGGTGCTGGAATCGCATTGGATAAGACGTTCGTTAAAGTGGTTGCGTGGTATGACAATGAATATGGCTATACCTGCAATATGATGCGTCTAGTGCAGCACGTTGGTCGTTAA
- the tkt gene encoding transketolase yields the protein MATRRHLANAIRALSMDAVQKANSGHPGAPMGMADIAEVLWNDHLKHNPNNPNWADRDRFILSNGHGSMLIYSLLHLSGYDLPMDSIKTFRQLHSQCAGHPEYGYAPGVETTTGPLGQGITNGVGFAMAEKLMADQFNKPGHDIVNHHTYVFMGDGCLMEGVSHEACSLAGTWGLGKLIAFWDDNNISIDGHIDGWYTDDTVKRFEAYGWHVQSVDGHDADAINAAIEAAKKVTDKPSLICCKTIIGFGSPNKSASHDCHGAALGEEEVALTRKELGWDYEPFVIPEDVYAGWDAKAKGDAAEAEWNKKFDAYAAEYPELAAEFKRRMAGELPADWKQFTDKMIADFNDKAESVASRKASQNVITALAPELPEFIGGSADLTGSNLTSCSSFKHVSGKEPGNYISYGVREFGMYAIMNGMALHGGLLPYGGTFHMFSDYAKSALRMAALMKQRIIAILTHDSIGQGEDGPTHQPIENTAGLRYIPNMDVWRPSDETEVAVAWVAAVERKDGPSSLVLSRQGIPGRKHDTADFEAIRKGAYVLSEAEGGAADVIIIATGSEVDLAVKAQEELKADGVKARVVSMPSTNVFDRQDQAYKDSVLTPGVKRVSVEAGVTDFWRKYVGLEGGVVGIDTFGESAPGGVLMKHFGFTVENVVKTVKSVL from the coding sequence ATGGCTACACGTAGACATTTAGCTAATGCTATCCGTGCGCTGAGCATGGACGCAGTACAAAAGGCGAACTCGGGTCACCCCGGCGCGCCTATGGGTATGGCAGATATTGCCGAAGTGTTATGGAATGACCATTTAAAACACAACCCAAATAACCCAAATTGGGCTGATCGTGACCGTTTCATCCTATCTAATGGTCACGGTTCTATGTTGATTTATTCATTGTTGCACTTGTCAGGTTATGACTTGCCAATGGATTCAATCAAAACATTCCGTCAATTACATTCACAATGTGCGGGTCACCCTGAATACGGTTATGCACCAGGTGTTGAAACAACAACAGGTCCATTAGGTCAAGGTATCACCAACGGTGTTGGTTTTGCGATGGCTGAAAAACTGATGGCTGACCAATTTAACAAACCAGGTCATGACATCGTTAACCACCACACCTATGTATTCATGGGCGACGGTTGTTTGATGGAAGGCGTTTCTCATGAAGCCTGCTCTCTGGCAGGTACCTGGGGATTGGGTAAACTGATTGCCTTCTGGGATGACAATAATATTTCAATCGACGGTCACATCGATGGCTGGTACACCGATGACACCGTGAAACGTTTCGAAGCCTATGGCTGGCACGTGCAATCTGTTGATGGACATGATGCTGACGCTATCAACGCGGCGATTGAGGCTGCCAAGAAAGTGACTGACAAACCGTCACTGATCTGCTGTAAAACCATCATCGGTTTCGGTTCACCAAACAAATCAGCTAGCCATGATTGCCACGGTGCTGCATTAGGTGAAGAAGAAGTTGCATTAACTCGTAAAGAGTTAGGTTGGGACTACGAACCTTTTGTTATTCCTGAAGACGTTTATGCAGGTTGGGATGCAAAAGCAAAAGGTGACGCTGCTGAAGCTGAATGGAACAAAAAGTTCGACGCTTATGCTGCTGAATACCCAGAATTAGCTGCTGAATTTAAACGCCGCATGGCAGGTGAATTACCCGCTGACTGGAAACAATTCACAGATAAAATGATCGCTGATTTCAACGATAAAGCAGAAAGCGTTGCTTCACGTAAAGCATCACAAAACGTTATCACTGCTTTAGCGCCTGAATTACCAGAATTTATCGGTGGTTCTGCTGACTTAACAGGTTCTAACCTGACAAGCTGCTCAAGCTTCAAACATGTTTCTGGTAAAGAGCCAGGTAACTACATTTCATACGGTGTTCGTGAGTTTGGTATGTATGCCATCATGAATGGTATGGCTCTGCACGGTGGTTTACTGCCTTACGGTGGTACGTTCCACATGTTCTCTGACTATGCTAAGTCTGCTTTACGTATGGCGGCATTGATGAAGCAACGCATTATCGCTATCTTGACTCATGACTCTATCGGTCAGGGTGAAGACGGTCCTACTCACCAACCAATCGAAAACACAGCAGGTCTGCGTTACATTCCTAACATGGATGTATGGCGTCCTTCTGATGAAACTGAAGTTGCTGTGGCTTGGGTTGCTGCCGTTGAACGTAAAGATGGTCCTTCAAGCTTAGTATTAAGCCGTCAAGGTATCCCAGGCCGTAAACATGACACTGCTGACTTCGAAGCTATCCGTAAAGGTGCTTATGTATTGTCTGAAGCAGAAGGTGGCGCAGCTGATGTCATCATCATCGCGACAGGTTCTGAAGTTGACTTAGCGGTTAAAGCACAAGAAGAACTGAAAGCTGACGGTGTGAAAGCACGCGTTGTTTCTATGCCTTCAACCAATGTGTTTGATCGTCAAGACCAAGCTTACAAAGACAGCGTGTTAACACCTGGTGTTAAACGTGTATCTGTTGAAGCGGGTGTCACTGACTTCTGGCGCAAATATGTTGGCCTGGAAGGCGGCGTTGTTGGTATCGATACATTTGGTGAATCTGCGCCAGGTGGTGTATTGATGAAACACTTCGGCTTCACAGTTGAAAATGTCGTTAAGACAGTTAAATCAGTGCTGTAA